One window of Melospiza georgiana isolate bMelGeo1 chromosome 11, bMelGeo1.pri, whole genome shotgun sequence genomic DNA carries:
- the ABTB1 gene encoding ankyrin repeat and BTB/POZ domain-containing protein 1 gives MDTSDLFTSCKKGDVSRVRYLLEQRDVEINVRDKWDSTPLYYACLCGHEELVRYLLANGAKCEANTFDGERCLYGALSDAIRRLLKEYKQITAKCMRRDYYDVFLQRLLEQGYQSDIVFIVHGKSFCAHRCILSARSAYFAEMFETKWKGKNMIVLKHPLINPAAFGALLQYLYTGRLDIDVEYVSDCKRLAKQCRLQDLIDDLETKCKKVYEFVSSKPGTCVKVLTIEPTGNCRLQEDLALLADCALPAELRVGFGELPFDSTDNFNSCPDVCFRVEDYNFLCHKAFFCGRSDYFKALLEDHFSESEELQTQPSIPVVTLHNISEDIFIRVLYYIYSDDTELSPENAYDVLCVADMYLLPGLKRLCGRTLAQILDEDNIISIWRIAKLFQLTRLEDQCTEYMAKIIEKLVELEEFAAAVKENAEAVEERQETDSIPLVDDIRFHITSNVQTYSAIEEANQKLEALENLLASIGLEC, from the exons ATACCTTCTTGAGCAGCGAGATGTGGAAATCAATGTCCGTGATAAGTGGGACAGTACACCCCT GTATTACGCCTGTCTGTGTGGACATGAGGAGCTTGTACGTTATCTTCTAGCCAATG GAGCAAAGTGTGAGGCGAACACTTTTGATGGGGAGCGCTGTTTGTACGGAGCTCTGAGCGACGCCATCCGCCGGCTGCTGAAGGAGTACAAGCAGATCACAGCCAAGTGCATGAGGAGGGACTACTATGATGTGTTCCTGCAGAG gctgctggagcagggttACCAGAGTGACATTGTTTTCATCGTCCATGGCAAATCCTTCTGTGCCCACCGCTGCATCCTCAGCGCCCGCAGCGCCTACTTTGCAGAGATGTTTGAGACCAAATGGAAGGGGAAAAACATGATAGTGTTGAAGCACCCACTG attAACCCAGCAGCCTTTGGAGCTCTTCTGCAGTATCTATACACAG GTCGTCTGGATATCGATGTAGAATATGTCAGTGATTGCAAGAGGTTGGCCAAGCAGTGTCGGCTGCAGGACCTCATTGATGATTTGGAGACCAAATGTAAAAAAGTCTATGAATTTG TCTCTTCCAAGCCAGGGACCTGTGTGAAAGTGCTGACCATTGAGCCCACAGGTAACTGCCGGCTGCAGGAAGATCTGGCTCTCCTGGCAGACTGCGCCCTGCCAGCTGAACTGCGG GTTGGTTTTGGGGAGTTGCCCTTTGACAGCACTGACAACTTCAACAGCTGTCCTGACGTGTGTTTCCGTGTGGAAGATTACAACTTCTTGTGCCATAAG GCATTTTTCTGTGGTCGCAGTGATTATTTCAAAGCTCTTCTTGAAGATCATTTCAGTGAGAGTGAGGAGCTACAGACACAGCCCAGCATCCCTGTGGTGACTCTGCACAACATCTCAGAAGACATCTTCATCCGGGTCCTCTACTACATCTACAGTGATGATACAGAG cTGTCCCCAGAGAACGCCTACGACGTGCTGTGTGTGGCTGACATGTACCTGCTGCCCGGGCTCAAGCGCCTCTGCGGCAGGACCCTGGCACAGATCCTCGACGAGGACAACATCATCAGCATCTGGAGGATTGCAAAGCTCTTCCAGCTGACCAGACTGGAGGACCAGTGCACTGAGTACATGGCCAAGATCATTGAGAAG CTGGTGGAGCTGGAGGagtttgcagctgctgtgaagGAGAACGCAGAGGCCGTGGAGGAGCGGCAAGAGACTGACTCCATCCCCCTGGTCGATGACATCCGCTTCCACATCACCAGCAACGTGCAGACTTACAGTGCCATTGAGGAAGCCAACCAGAAACTTGAAGCTCTAGAGAACCTCCTGGCCAGCATAGGGCTCGAGTGCTGA